One Mastomys coucha isolate ucsf_1 unplaced genomic scaffold, UCSF_Mcou_1 pScaffold7, whole genome shotgun sequence genomic window, gcagagatcagaggacaactttgtgggttGTGTGACAGCTAAGCCTATGGATTTGATTAACCAGCACCTTTATTTTTGTTGGTTCTAATATGCAATTTAAGAACTATTGCAATATTGCTGATACTGTAATTATCATTTTAACTGTGCCCAGCTTGCTGGTGAGGTACAAAATTGTATTCTCTGCATTCAGGAGCCTGAGGATCATAGGTTGAAGGCCAGTTAAGGGTTGGTGAGGAGTGGTTCACAGCTAACccgtctttaaaaataaaataaaaaaaaaaccaggaacaCATGAAGTTGATCAGGGTCGGGAagtgctggcgcacgcctttaataccagcacttgggaagcagaggcaggtagattctgagttcgaggccagcctggtctacagagtgagttccagagcagccagaggtacatagagacaccctgtctcaaaaaaccaaaaacaaaacccaactgaATGGGGACCATACATACAGCTCATGGGTTAAAAGGTTCCCATCATGACCATCAGATTCGTCCATGGGTCGTCCATAGTTCTGAAGTCCACGTGCACAGGGCACACAACTacccacaaaaataaatgaatagagtAAAACTTAAAACTTCACTGTACTTCTAGAAAAATCTTATTTCCATCACCATTTTGGTAGGTATGTTGGTAGACTTTCACAAAAGCCCTATTAGCATTCTTGAGAAGCTagtaacagggctggagagatggctcggtggtaaagagcactgactgctctttcagaggtcctgagttcaaatcccagcaaccacatgatggctcacaaccatctgtaatgggatccaaggccctctgaaaacagctacagtgtactcatataaataaaataaatctttaaaaaaaaaaaaaagagagaagctaGTAACAGTTCACTTGGTGAGAAGGACAACTGAGTTAGGGTTCCTAAGTACCCAATACCAGCTGCAGAACGAGCCTGAAATATGTGAAGGCAGAAAGTGAGGTACTGGACACTTGCTGGCCAGTTAGTCTAGCCAGCTAGTTTCAAGTAAAGTGGAGAAGCAAATCAGGAAgacctctggtctccacgtgCAACTCTCACcaacagacacatgcatacaaattttaaatttaaagcttCAATAAATCTTAACAATTGCTTTGAAGATACCTTTTAATAACTGTATTCATCTTCATTTCCCTGTTCAAGTCTTGCTACATATCCCCCTTGGCTGAACTAAACCTTCAGTGACCCTCTGCAGTTCTTGGGTTTATAGGTATGCACAATCCTGCCTTGTTGAcctggtactggggattgaacctaaaGGCCCCAAGCCCCTCCATCAATCAAGCCACTTCCTTTAACCCTGTGGACTTCCTACTTTAGTCCTTAGTAGACTGAGTATATCACCATTCCCCCTAAAGCCTCTGGGATGCAATACTTAGCATGGGTTAAGACAAAAAACTGTTCTATCTTACAACAAAGTTAGGAAAAAGCGTTATATTTATGACTCCACCTTATTGGAGCTGAAGGCAGGTACTTCTGAGAATATATGTGAACCAGCTAATTGCTCACTGCACTccaatatagaaaataaattacacGTGAGGCTTATATGACTCAAAATGACTTAGCACTGATACTAACAGGTTGTCTTGAGTAACTACCTGAATTTTCTATGTACTTTCCTTAATCAGACTTTGTCTCAAGTACTAGAAAAAacatttcacacacaaaaaataaccCATATAATTTAAGATTACTGTATTTCCTTACAAGAGGGAACACTTCAACAAATTTTACATGTATCAATCAATCCCTTTTCAAATTGGGCACACATCAAAACTAACATCATGGAAGTTTTATTTAGATGTGGATTTTGAACTATCAATACAGATGCCAAGTTACTACACAAAACATCCACAGgaactttttccatttttttttgaatCGTTCACAAACATTTCCTACATAATTCAACACACAACAGAGAAATGgtacatctttttttctttcattgtgcatacaatggaaaaacaagtatatatatatatttttacaaagttCAACTAACAAGACGCTAGCAGGTTGACAGCTTTAAGTCTATAGGTGAGAAGTTATCTAACAAAAATAACCAGGATTTATTTAGCATCAGCCACTTCCATAACCAAGTGTTACTCTGGTTAATAAAGCTCACTGCCCATCAGGCTTCTGGCATATACTTAAGATGCTTTTAACTCTTGTAGTATTGCTCCCCACCTCAGTTCTCCATGACTAATAGAAAACTGTTGAAAAGTAGTGGCAAAcatttgcaaaaacaaacaaaatcccaagcTTATTATAAGCATGAATATGTGATGGAAATTTATCAAGCCAAGTCTTTCCAACCACTAAGAAATCACCCAAACTGAATTTGCCAATGTATTTTGTCTATATCCAAGATGTGCACTCATATCCAACAGAGGAGCTGCTGAAAATCAAACTTAGTGTTTAGTTTAGGGGTGGGCTGGAAAATTCAACCACCATTTGAAATTGCCTTNNNNNNNNNNNNNNNNNNNNNNNNNNNNNNNNNNNNNNNNNNNNNNNNNNNNNNNNNNNNNNNNNNNNNNNNNNNNNNNNNNNNNNNNNNNNNNNNNNNNNNNNNNNNNNNNNNNNNNNNNNNNNNNNNNNNNNNNNNNNNNNNNNNNNNNNNNNNNNNNNNNNNNNNNNNNNNNNNNNNNNNNNNNNNNNNNNNNNNNNNNNNNNNNNNNNNNNNNNNNNNNNNNNNNNNNNNNNNNNNNNNNNNNNNNNNNNNNNNNNNNNNNNNNNNNNNNNNNNNNNNNNNNNNNNNNNNNNNNNNNNNNNNNNNNNNNNNNNNNNNNNNNNNNNNNNNNNNNNNNNNNNNNNNNNNNNNNNNNNNNNNNNNNNNNNNNNNNNNNNNNNNNNNNNNNNNNNNNNNNNNNNNNNNNNNNNNNNNNNNNNNNNNNNNNNNNNNNNNNNNNNNNNNNNNNNNNNNNNNNNNNNNNNNNNNNNNNNNNNNNNNNNNNNNNNNNNNNNNNNNNNNNNNNNNNNNNNNNNNNNNNNNNNNNNNNNNNNNNNNNNNNNNNNNNNNNNNNNNNNNTTCacactataaaaaagaaaaaatatcttgcATTAGAATCCTTCAACATCTGCATACTGCTTCAcactataaaagaaaagaaaaaaaaagtacgaATTAGAATTTTTGTTCAAAACATCTCAATCAACATTAAGACAATTTCaatgataaattaaaatgataaacatGTCCATTACAATTAGAAGAACTTTTAAAGAGCAATAGCAACTATAAATTAAAGCAATGTAAAACTCAAGAAAATGTTAATAGACAGTAGTAGTGCAGGGTTAAGAAAATGAAACTGGAAGCTGTTAATACTTGGTAGAAAAGACAAAGGAGCGTGAGGAAGGTGTGAAATGCTGCGTTTCACAGCACCATCATTATCTGTCCTGTAGAGGTGGCCTGTGCCATATGGCAGACTGTGATTTGTTGTCGTTTTAGttatctaaaaacaacaaaatcactaGTCTTCCACACAGAACTAGGCCAACATCCAATGACTCTTCTACATTTTCTACAGGCTCTGTATAATTAATTACAAGTGGTGGTTTTGGCAGCAGTTTTCACCAGAGAAATGAGAAGTTTGCTTGGTTAAGGCTTCTTCCAGCAAGATTAGTATTGAATGTCTTCATTTTagtaagaaaacagaagaaaattaaggCAGAGCTATTAATTAGAATATTTAGAAGTTAGATTTCCCCAAGTGATGGAAACACCAtggtttctaaaagaaaaatcaattggGAAGAAAAGCTTTTTAAAGGTTTTAGTATATATACACTAACACAAAGCTAAGGGTCAACTGACCTGTTCTGCAGCAAATACTGTGCGTTCTGTATCTGGTCCTGTGTTCCTGTAATGGTAATGATTCGATCTTCAGATCCTTCTAAAGGTTCATCAATTTTGATTGATGCTCCAGACTCATGACGAATTTGTTTAATCCGCTGACCACCTTTGCCAATAATAGATCCAGCCAactgaaaagattttaaaatacagcGTTTATGATCACTTGAAAGAAATCATATTTCCTTTTATCAATGATGAAAAGTAATAACTTAGAAGGGCAGTCTTAAATTCCTGAACTAAATTTTACATtatgatatatgtgtattttaagcATCCCAAactgtcttatttttattaatgtcacTACACTAAGTATCATTTGATGGAAGGTTCAAAACACCCTTTCCCACCCGCTAAGTTCAACGTTTATCTCAATCCTAAATTCTGAGTCTTTGTTCAATTTACAGAAGCAGCAACTACTACAAATCAGTAAATTCCCCGAATTAAAAATACTTACATCTTTGGGAATAGTTACTTGTGTAGTGATAATAGGTCCACCAAGATCACCATATGAGCCACGACCCCCTGCATAAGAATAATCTGATTTAAATAATGAGCAGCAAgttcacataaaaataagattgaaataatgtATGATTTCACAAAAGAGAAACTTACCATATCCAGAACCaccctaaaaacaaaagaaaaaaattacttattttaatatttctaaaatatcccacagattagaaaaaaaaaaaatcaaagtcctCCCATAGCGCCCATACCCAGCTTATCCAGGGAATAAACTGATTCAAGAAATTGCAGGGGTAAGGAGGGGGCGACCAATTATTACGGAGTGCCAAGGTAAATTAccaatatatacattattaacaTTATTGATACTCAACCTGTGGTTCATAAGCCATTTGCCATTCTGATGGGCTCCATGTGTCAATTGCAGAGTCCCAAGTTTCATCAGCACTGAACCCAACCTGTATTACATACAGAAATATCAAATTTAGATGGCTGTGCAAAtaatttcaacttaaaaaaaaaaagcacttacTATAGTCTTGCACAAATGTTTGTTTATAAGGTTTCTTAAAACACACATGTGGCCCTTATAAATCAAAATTCTTACCATGCCATCATAGCGATCTCCAGGCCTTCCTCTTCTGTCATAAGCCATTAGATCTCTGCAAGCACATGTTATAATGTTTATGTGGTCACATTAAAATCACCTTCCTGACTGCTAACTCTTTTATCAATGTTAATGTTTGGATAAAAACTTACCCCcctctgggtggtggtggaggaggaagaggaagattcCGGGCTCTGCTGCCACCCCGGCCACCTcgaccaggtggtggtggaggaggtccTCGACGAGGGCTCATATCATCATAATCTCTTCTGGAAGGAGGCATGGGACGCCCACCCCGACCAGGAGGCATTCTGTCAAAACCACCTCTTCCCCTCATGGGGAATCCCACAGGCCGTCCTCGGCGGTCATCAAACATCATTGTAAAACCACCATAATCATAGGTTTCATCATAAAAGTTGGGATCATAAGGTTGTGCACGTCCTTTGATGGGAGactaaaaacagaaacacagcacCTTAAAGCCTGAAGAAAAAGAGCACCGTTCCTATCAATCAACCCATCGCAACCATAACTACATCTCAAAaggtaatagaggcagagaatAGAATGACGTAACGAAAGGATTTCTAAAATACTGATGAGCGAGGGATGGGGATGTGGACGGAAGAGGGAAGGACCATTACCCCAGATATCTCTGTGAGAGTGGGCAACAAGGCACTATAGGGACCCTTATGTAAGGATCAAAGGCACTATATTAAACGAGGCAATATAAAACTTGCAGGGAGACGTCAAAACTAATGGTGTGAATGAGTATTGCCTTATTTCTGATAGTTTGATGAAACcgaatacaaacaaaaatattccaaAGATACCTCAGATATAAGGTCAAGGATGATCTTGATGCATTCTACAACCCTATCAGGTTTTCCTCCAATAAGAACAACTCTGTCAGTAGAATGAGGGCAGCACTCCTGGAAAAGCTTGATTGTTGTCTGAGTGTTCTATAACatatttacaaaagagaaaacccATTAGAAGTTATTAGCACATCAAATAAAACCCTAAATTCTGACATTTGCACCCAATTACTCCCAATATAGAATGTGGTCAACTATACAAGGACCTAGAAATGGTGTAAATTTAACAAAACTTAAGTTTTTTTACTTTAAGACCCAACTAAATAGTGATGAGGGATCTGAGGGAGTGACCCACAAAACCAACTCTATGAGAAACCATCGAATCCAGAAGGAACAAAATAGAATAATTCCTTACTTCTCGAAGTTCTTTGATTTTAGCACCTTTAACACCAATAATTCCTCCTGCCAGACTCTGATGAATCAACAGTCTCAACTCGCAGTCAAAGTCACTTCCTTTATAATGTTGGTACTGTAGAAGGGGAAATACACAATGTCACTCTCTTGCAAGTATTTTCCCAACACTGTATCAGCTTATGCTTAAGCATAACATAATGCACCGTTGCAGTAAGCAACCTGAATTTATATCTCAATAACTTTACCAGTTATGTGCTTATTATCCTCAATAGCCAGGCCCAAAAAGGACAATCTGCACCAccttaaaaaactattttattttcaggTCCTGCAACACCATACCCACACTGCAGCCATTTAGCATGTCGCTGTTACCACAAAATTAACATTCAAATAACACCATAATAAAAATGACTGCAAAGCACTTTGCAAATGTAGTTAATTCCCACTGCAGCATGGAGCAGGGTCAACAGTGAGTTGTGTAAGACCATTCATGTATCATATTTTTAAGCCTTTTTCTATCGAGATGGGAAAAGCACactatgttaaaaagaaaatcgATCCTATGGGCCAGGCTCCATACTTCAGTGGGGTTCAATGGCACTATGACATACATTTAAGCATTCCACAGCATCAGATTCGAGCGGGAGCTGGCTGGTTGCAGTGGGTGATGGCAACTGCAGGCCctgaaagtagaaaaataagaataataggTTAAGTGTCTATCGTGATCAGGCTATTGTCGCATATATTGGTAAAGCTACTACAACATGTTAATCTATGTTAATATACAACAGCTTATTTAACAGTAAAATCTTTTCTCCATATACCCAGTAAATGATTAGACTCttaatgtcaataaagaaaatgagccAAACAGCAGCACTCATAGGCCCATTCTTCCTCCTGTCTACAGAAACACTAGGACAAGCTCCTGTAGCTTCAACAACTGAACTATAAACTTcctattaaaaaagtaaaaccttAATCTTTCCTAGTTAGATCTAAATTGCCCTCTCCCTTCCTCAAACACACTATGATATAGGATCAAATATAGTTCCTATTTAATATTCCAAGAATGGTCAGCCTAAATTTTAGAGACAAATATACATTATGCTGTcaaatacacattattttttcttccctcccccagctcaccccAATAAAACTTATAACACTATCCCTCATCTtgccaaaaaaatttttaaaagaaacccacCTCTTCCAAGGTAGGGATGATTTTCTTCAGAATTTCTCCAATCGTCTCAATATCAGCACTGATACTCAGTATGCTGCCAAATATCAAATACCACAGAATACaaaaaagtggaaaagaaaaataagttttgtCATCAGTAATCAAATAAACTTTTAGAGAAGTAACATCATAATTACTTAATAGTCCCCATTTAAGGTAGCCTATTTATGAATTTTacacatgcattttattttatgcccAATACAGACATAACATTATTAGGAGactttgagagagacagagagaatgggcTGCTGGAAGGGCTCAGATTAAGTGGCAATTCTCGACCAGAATTGAAGCAGAGTTGAATTCTCATGTTCCCCGCCACCAAGTTAAGGACACCCTCACTGTTATGGTAATACTGGCACACCTTCTCTTGGGTAAATTGGGGAATATGCAAGTGGTGAACATTGTATCTGGAGTAAGGCTATGGATACCAGTTAGAAATTAGACTACTTAATGGGCTctgcaagaaaacaaatacaaatgcaagacaaaacaaagacagtACAAATGAGAAGTGAAGGAAAGTGAACCAGTTAGCGTTTCATCAGAAAAAATTATGAACAGACAATGTTGGGAAGCAAGGTGGGCCACAAAGACAGAGCGAGAGACTATTTGGGTAACAGTTTGATTTACAATGCAGCAAATATGCAACACTTGAAGCTGTGCTCCTTCCATTGAAATAAAATTAGTGGATCGTTTGGGTGGGCAACTCACGGTAAAAGTTCAGTGACAAAAGGACTTAATGGGGAAAATAAGACAGAAACTTGAAAAACAATACACCGTCTAAAGGGGATactatttaattatataaaaggcaggtaataaaatacatttctctctttctaatcAGGCAGTGAGGCATAAACTGTTGGGACATACCGCTCGGGGCCACTGCTGTCTGGGACTGAAACACTGGCATTGTACTGCATTGGTCATTGGCGTTCGTGGATGTTGGCATTGGGCATGGGCATTCAATCAGAAGTTGTCAAGTATTGTACCCGTTTGGCAACGAGCACATTTTTGGGCATAGCCAACCAGGGTTTTCACATGGGCGTTCAGGGGCGGATGGGCCAACGTCATGGTGGGCAACGCAGGGGTAAGTCGATCCAGTACATGGGCAACGGAGATATATGGCCAAAAAAacaaggagagggaaaagggggaaaagcaataaattttaatttaatacaaACTATACTCATACTCTCAATGAAACAAGCTTAAGTTGTTCTGAAGACTAACACAATAATGGACTTCTCTATACCTGACCGTGGCTTAACATTTAAGGACCTTAAATGATGgttctagttttttgtttttgtttttaaatgtttcagtAGCAGGCTGGCTCGTGAGGGTAGACACAAAACCTGTCATGACTCAAAAGTTTACTGAAATTGAGGAAAATGGGGAAATAACCCAGATAATTATACAGAACATCTGGATTAAGAGGAAAGAggttcaaagacaaaacaaaaattcccacACCAAACCCCCAACTAGTAAGACTGATTTGGTTTCATGAGGTGTAAAACAACACATTCCTGTATCTTATAAGCAGATTtgtaaaaattataacaaaatctAAAGTTTATAGTAatcaagagaaacacaaagatcTGTTACCGAGAGGAATGAAATACTGTTAGGTATTCAACAAAGTTATTTGCCTCTATTTTACCAAGATAAACATTAAGAAATGtgtatgagggaaaaaaaaacaaacaaattttggTGTAGTCAAGttctagaaatacacacacacttctggtGCTGCAACATTTAATGTGTCTAATCACAAGAGTCAACCCACTATAAATTATGAAGACTCAAATCCTAGGCAAACAGTTCTGATTGCCAAGATTAATCTATTCACTACCCATACTTAAAAATCAGTCAGCATGAGCTCCATGTTGCAAACTGTGGAACAGatgatttaaaaaaggaaatagtttTTATCAGCCATATTTAACAGCTTTCAGAAATGCCTGAATccctcttacacatacacacaagaggaaTGGTACAATTAAAGGTTTTTATACTTTGTCTCTATtcctaattaaaatgttttatcttatttgaAGTGAATTTGAAGGgtcttattaaaatatgaaaagattGAATTATGTATGTTCCACCTTaattgaggttaaaaaaaaaaaaaaagcagaaaccatCTATATAACCATTAATTATTACAAATGGTTTGTAGCTAGTCAGTGATTCCTAAGACGTGAACctttaaaattctagaaacatACAATGAATGTGCTTGTTCAGTAGTTTAATACTTACGTCTGTACGGAGAGCCTTAATATTCTTGCCTCCTTTTCCAATCACTGCCCCAGCATTCTggaatagacaaaaaaaaattactttgcttttagaaaattagtattttcaagctgtatttttaactttaataatgTTTGCACAGCACTGAAaatcgagaaaaaaaaaaaccaagatgaaTAGTTTTATGGTCTTTGGAATATTTAGAACACCAGGCATAAATATAAAATTCCTAGAAAGCGTAGATTACAAGTGCCCTCTTGTAAAAAACAAATAGAATCTAAACGGCAAATACTTTTACATTATGACTTGAAGAAAGTGATCAGGTAGACTTAAAAGTTTTCCGGGGAAATAAAATGCAACCAACAGCCAAAACCTGTGCCTACAGTCACACCACTCATTTTTCTAATTGATCTGTGGTAGACCCTGAAAATAGGGCTTCCACTATCAAAATTTCAGCACTACCTGCAGTTTTGAAGTCGCTATCATTAAGAACCACATCAACTAAATGTGATAGTACAGACccaatcaagagttcaagaccagccccaCCTATGAGGCCTCAAAACAAATGAACcctttataaaacttttattcaGTGTAAAGCTGTGAAAGCTTTCCAGAGTCAAAGCAGAGCTCAaagtggaaaaacaaacaaacaaacaaaaaacccaatttTTATTTGACTACTTACTAACCAACCTCCAAAATTTAAAGAGCTTATACCTTGCTCTGAAGCAAAATGCGCAATTCAACCATCTCATCAGTATTTCTAGATCTTTTAAAGGCTTGTTCCTCCTCCATATCTTCTGCAGGGCGTTTACCtagaaattaaagtttaaattttaaattaaaatgtgctCCAAGAAAAGGTAACTGAAACTGCCTTATAAGTCCCTGCCGTTGTCTCCCTAACATCAAAGatactattttaataaatatttcaaaggatTAAAATGGTGAGTGGAAAAATtgtactgctttttaaaaaacttgtgcAAGAAAAGGCTATTACTTTTCATAAAAAACAAGTAACTGACACAAActcaaaactacaaaaaaataaaactatgtaagAGGTAAACAGGACGTATCAAAAACATTTATGGTAATGAAAGTAACGGAACAAAAAATATATGGTTGGTTATAATTAAAGTATTTTCTCACCAAATTCACCATTGGTTTCGGTGTTGGGGAAGGTTTCTTCTGGCTGTTCGGTCTCCATTTTCTTGAATTAAATGGATCCACCAATCTGttgaaaaataaagaagctagctagtataTTTGGCTTATCAGAAAGCACTCTTTTgcttaaaatctttaaaaggaggATTCTGCTTCCAgaacacacacacccttacaGAGCAGAAGTGACATACTACTGTTACAATAATCTATAGAAAACAACGGTAAACCAGTTTTGCTTTTGTCATTATCTAAAAGAAATATCAGGTTTAAGGTCTGATTTTTGGAAACTAAAATATTCCTAAAGTGAACTGTTAAAAACCCTGTAAAAATCGAAGAGGAACAGGTGTAATGGACTTCTTTATACTATTTAGATTGGTTCAATGAAATACAACAGCCTAACCAATTCCACTACCAAAGCCTTTTTCCCccaagggggaaaagaaaatcagtaatTCCGTCCACAGCAACTTGCTTCATTTCATTACAACGGAAAAGCCAGCCGACCTAATTTTGTTCACAAGACTAATTCTTGAAAAGACCACGTCTTATCACAAAACTAGTGTTATAGTAGGGGTAGTAGTAGTCTTCACCCCCAACCCCGGCCTTCGGTCGTGACTGACAACACTAATCAATGAAATCTGCCAACATTTTACGAAACGTAAGGCAAATACAAGCTACATTTACACTTTCAGACAGAGAAATCTAAAATTCTGATTAAGGGACCAGATTGAAACTACCACCATTATTCAGCAAAGCTACGGAGTCTTTAACCACAAACACCATTATCTTAAGCAATGTTAAAAAGGCTATCTCCCAACAATTTCGTCTGTAATTCAGCTCTCCAAGACCCCAACCAAGGCGTCACAGCCGGTCCAGTCAACTCGAGGTCCTACCAAACCAAAGGCTAGCTCAGGATCTTCAAGTCCAGGTATCGCCTTTCTACCCTCTCCTATTCCAAAACGCCGGCTGCAAATGTCCATCATCGAGAACCGCCTGAAACGCCGACACCGGCCACTCCGCTAAACCCCCGGCCGCTAGGCAAAGGGGTCCAGGCAAACCAGCAGGGTCTacgcaaaaacaaacaaaaaaaccccaaaacgcCAAGCCCTCGGCCCGTGGCCGCCGTCCGAAAGACCCACTAGTACTAACAGGTCCCGCCGAGCGACCGCACGCGCTGTCCTCCCGCCCACGACCCGGCCCGCAAGCGCCCAAGCCACGGTCGCTCAGCGTCGCCGAGCCTCTCCTCACCCGGATCCGGCAGGAAATGGCGGCCCGCGTAATGGCGACTACGTGCGACTAGGCGGAGCCGCGCgagacccccctcccccacccagcacGCGGGCTCGCGAGCGCCCGTCCCCCGCACCTCCCCCCACACCGCCCGAGACAAAGCCGCCGCGGGAGCCGCGGCCGCCCCATCGGCCCCGCCGCACGGCGCAGCCACCCTCCCCCCCCGGAGGGGGAGGCCCACGCCGTGGAGGGACAAAGAGGGCAGCGGGGGCCGCCGCGGCCCACGGCACCCGCCGGCCCGGCGGTCCCTCCACCCCGGGCGCCCGCGTCCCGGCCCCGCAGGCCTGTTCTCACGGGTCCCCGGAGCCATCTAGCACCCAGCAAGCCAACTGCAGAGGCAGCACGCTCGGGGAAATGGCggcggtgggggaggggagcccgGGCAACGTTCCCCGGCGGGCCGCGGCAGGCCCCGAGCGGCCCCACGACAGCCGAGTCGGGGGCCCGGCCCTGCTCCCCCAAGCGCGGCTCGCCCGGCCCTGCTCACCGCGCGAGTCCGCCGTTGCCTCCCGGCCGCGCCGCCTCCGACGGTCGGTCACTGCTAGACAGAGAACGAGGACAAACCCCCTCCCACCTCAGCGTCGCGCCCTATTGGCTGTCCAGGCTTCGGCGGTGGTGCGAGGGCGAAGCGATTGGCCCAGGACCGCGTCAATTACGGCGCCGAGAACCCCGCCTTCCGCCGGCGACTCCCTTTGGGCTGGAAGGCCGCGGGCCTGAGAAAACCCGGGCATGGCGAGAGCCCACGCCGCCATCCCGGGGGGGGGGCGCCAACCCGCTCCCCGGACTCGCCACCCCGAAACCCTAAGCCACCCCGATACCTACAGGCCGCAATCGAGTGGGAGACGAGCACGACGGCGACGTCCGTGCAGCGGAGAAACCGAGGATAATGGC contains:
- the Hnrnpk gene encoding heterogeneous nuclear ribonucleoprotein K isoform X1, encoding METEQPEETFPNTETNGEFGKRPAEDMEEEQAFKRSRNTDEMVELRILLQSKNAGAVIGKGGKNIKALRTDYNASVSVPDSSGPERILSISADIETIGEILKKIIPTLEEGLQLPSPTATSQLPLESDAVECLNYQHYKGSDFDCELRLLIHQSLAGGIIGVKGAKIKELRENTQTTIKLFQECCPHSTDRVVLIGGKPDRVVECIKIILDLISESPIKGRAQPYDPNFYDETYDYGGFTMMFDDRRGRPVGFPMRGRGGFDRMPPGRGGRPMPPSRRDYDDMSPRRGPPPPPPGRGGRGGSRARNLPLPPPPPPRGGDLMAYDRRGRPGDRYDGMVGFSADETWDSAIDTWSPSEWQMAYEPQGGSGYDYSYAGGRGSYGDLGGPIITTQVTIPKDLAGSIIGKGGQRIKQIRHESGASIKIDEPLEGSEDRIITITGTQDQIQNAQYLLQNSVKQYADVEGF
- the Hnrnpk gene encoding heterogeneous nuclear ribonucleoprotein K isoform X2, producing the protein METEQPEETFPNTETNGEFGKRPAEDMEEEQAFKRSRNTDEMVELRILLQSKNAGAVIGKGGKNIKALRTDYNASVSVPDSSGPERILSISADIETIGEILKKIIPTLEEYQHYKGSDFDCELRLLIHQSLAGGIIGVKGAKIKELRENTQTTIKLFQECCPHSTDRVVLIGGKPDRVVECIKIILDLISESPIKGRAQPYDPNFYDETYDYGGFTMMFDDRRGRPVGFPMRGRGGFDRMPPGRGGRPMPPSRRDYDDMSPRRGPPPPPPGRGGRGGSRARNLPLPPPPPPRGGDLMAYDRRGRPGDRYDGMVGFSADETWDSAIDTWSPSEWQMAYEPQGGSGYDYSYAGGRGSYGDLGGPIITTQVTIPKDLAGSIIGKGGQRIKQIRHESGASIKIDEPLEGSEDRIITITGTQDQIQNAQYLLQNSVKQYADVEGF